Proteins encoded by one window of Desulfovibrio ferrophilus:
- the frr gene encoding ribosome recycling factor, translating into MQSVMDDARERMNKALANLDREFTKLRTGRASASLVEDIMVDYYGTPTPLKQIASISIPESRSLTIQPWDRGAFASIEKAIMKSDLGLTPVNDGKLIRINIPPLTEERRKELAKLAKKYTEDCRIGMRNVRRDANDMLKAMQKDKDITEDELHKGQDDVQKVTDAMIKKADEVLEAKEIEIMEI; encoded by the coding sequence ATGCAATCCGTTATGGATGACGCCCGGGAAAGGATGAACAAGGCACTGGCGAACCTGGACAGAGAGTTCACCAAATTACGCACTGGACGCGCTTCGGCATCTCTGGTCGAAGATATCATGGTGGACTACTACGGCACTCCTACGCCCTTGAAACAGATCGCCTCGATCTCCATCCCAGAATCCAGGTCGCTGACCATCCAGCCTTGGGATCGTGGAGCCTTTGCCTCCATCGAAAAGGCCATCATGAAGTCGGACCTTGGGCTGACCCCGGTCAACGACGGAAAGCTGATCCGCATCAACATTCCGCCCCTGACCGAAGAACGCCGCAAGGAACTGGCCAAGCTCGCCAAGAAGTATACCGAAGACTGCCGCATCGGCATGCGCAATGTCCGCCGCGACGCCAACGACATGCTCAAGGCCATGCAGAAGGACAAGGACATCACCGAAGACGAACTACATAAAGGTCAGGATGACGTCCAGAAAGTCACCGATGCCATGATCAAGAAGGCTGATGAGGTCCTCGAGGCCAAAGAAATCGAAATCATGGAAATATAG
- the tsf gene encoding translation elongation factor Ts, with translation MAITAAMVKDLREKTGVGMMDCKKALVESGGDEEKAIAFLREKGLAKAAKKAGRATSEGVVGTYISADGKTATLVELMCETDFVAKGEDFQGFAANLAEQIAGLDVTTGVAADLPAEMVDVSGLIGKLGENMGVGRFAKVAADGVVGVYIHSNMKIGVLVALDGTDDAAIGKDIAMQVAAVNPLCVSSDEVPQDLLEKEKEIYRNQGLEEGKPAEIVEKIMIGRVNKYYKEVCLLEQPFIKDDKKSIKQYLKEAAGGAKVLSFTRLALGEGAPSSDEE, from the coding sequence ATGGCTATCACCGCAGCTATGGTTAAAGACCTGCGCGAGAAGACCGGCGTAGGCATGATGGACTGCAAGAAAGCGCTCGTGGAGAGCGGTGGCGACGAAGAAAAGGCCATCGCGTTCCTGCGCGAGAAGGGCCTTGCCAAGGCCGCCAAGAAGGCTGGCCGCGCCACCTCTGAAGGCGTTGTGGGTACTTACATCTCCGCCGATGGTAAGACCGCTACTCTGGTCGAGCTGATGTGCGAGACTGACTTCGTGGCCAAAGGCGAAGACTTCCAAGGCTTTGCCGCCAACCTGGCCGAGCAGATCGCTGGCCTCGATGTGACCACCGGTGTTGCCGCTGACCTGCCCGCCGAAATGGTTGACGTCTCCGGCCTGATTGGCAAGCTGGGCGAAAACATGGGCGTTGGCCGTTTTGCCAAAGTCGCTGCCGACGGCGTTGTGGGTGTCTACATCCACTCCAACATGAAGATCGGCGTCCTCGTGGCCCTCGACGGCACCGACGATGCTGCCATTGGCAAAGACATTGCCATGCAGGTTGCTGCCGTGAACCCGCTTTGCGTTTCCTCTGACGAAGTTCCCCAGGATCTCCTGGAGAAGGAAAAGGAAATCTACCGCAATCAGGGCCTCGAAGAAGGCAAACCCGCCGAGATCGTCGAAAAGATCATGATCGGCCGCGTAAACAAATACTACAAAGAAGTCTGCCTGCTGGAGCAGCCGTTCATCAAGGACGACAAAAAATCCATCAAGCAGTACCTCAAGGAAGCCGCTGGCGGCGCGAAAGTCTTGAGCTTTACGCGACTGGCCCTCGGTGAGGGCGCACCGTCGTCCGACGAGGAATAG
- the dxr gene encoding 1-deoxy-D-xylulose-5-phosphate reductoisomerase yields the protein MMNYISPLPTDSPSPKPLVLLGSTGSIGVSTLKVVAQHPGRFQILALAGARNAVRLAEQATALRPPLLAMLTEEAAAEVKALLPADYTPEILVGPEAYAQLATLPEAHTVLAAQVGAAGLVPALAAARAGKTIALANKEALVLAGHLFREACHKTGAAILPVDSEHNALFQGLIGQRQSPVRRLLLTASGGPFRGKSAEYLKTVTREQALNHPNWSMGAKISIDSATLMNKGLEVIEAFHLFGLPADQIEVVVHPQSFVHSLVEYEDRSMLAQLGPADMQVAIAYALGWPGRLPLSLKPLDLVHAGHLTFEAPALDIFPCLAYAFQALEAGPSYPVVLNAANEVAVELFLSGNIGFTNIPALVGRALDDHAGADATSLEAILAVDHETRDRVRHWAS from the coding sequence ATGATGAACTACATCTCTCCGCTGCCCACAGATTCACCCTCGCCCAAACCCCTTGTCCTGTTGGGCAGCACAGGGTCCATCGGCGTCAGCACCCTGAAGGTCGTGGCTCAGCACCCCGGGCGGTTTCAGATTCTGGCTCTGGCTGGAGCCCGCAACGCTGTGCGCTTGGCCGAACAGGCTACGGCATTACGCCCACCGCTGCTGGCAATGCTGACCGAAGAAGCTGCCGCCGAGGTCAAAGCACTCTTACCTGCCGACTACACCCCGGAAATTCTCGTGGGCCCGGAGGCTTATGCCCAGCTGGCAACTTTACCCGAAGCGCATACCGTCCTTGCGGCCCAGGTCGGTGCCGCCGGATTGGTCCCTGCTCTGGCCGCCGCACGTGCGGGTAAGACTATTGCCCTGGCCAACAAAGAGGCCCTTGTCCTGGCCGGACACCTCTTCCGCGAGGCCTGCCACAAGACAGGGGCTGCCATTCTCCCGGTGGACAGCGAGCACAACGCCCTCTTCCAGGGTTTGATCGGACAGCGACAGTCACCCGTCCGTCGTCTGCTGCTCACGGCCTCGGGCGGACCGTTCAGGGGCAAGAGCGCTGAATATCTGAAAACCGTAACTCGTGAACAGGCTCTGAACCACCCCAACTGGTCCATGGGCGCCAAGATCAGTATCGACTCGGCCACCCTGATGAACAAGGGGCTTGAGGTCATTGAGGCCTTCCATCTGTTCGGACTACCCGCTGATCAAATCGAAGTTGTGGTTCACCCTCAAAGCTTCGTCCATTCTCTGGTGGAGTACGAAGATCGTTCCATGCTGGCCCAACTGGGCCCTGCCGACATGCAGGTCGCCATCGCCTATGCCCTGGGCTGGCCAGGCAGACTGCCCCTGTCCCTGAAACCGCTGGATCTAGTGCACGCAGGACACTTGACCTTTGAGGCCCCGGCATTAGATATATTCCCTTGCCTGGCGTATGCGTTCCAAGCCCTCGAAGCAGGCCCCAGCTACCCGGTGGTACTCAATGCCGCCAACGAAGTGGCCGTGGAACTGTTCCTGAGCGGCAACATAGGCTTCACGAACATCCCGGCACTGGTTGGACGTGCTCTGGACGACCACGCCGGAGCCGACGCCACCAGCCTGGAAGCAATCCTCGCTGTGGATCATGAGACCAGGGACCGCGTCAGACACTGGGCATCGTAG
- the pyrH gene encoding UMP kinase, with translation MSKLRFNRVLLKLSGEALAGSKKFGIDPESVSVFAREIAEVAQMGLQVALVIGGGNIFRGMAASAKGMDRAQGDYMGMLATVMNALAVQDGLEKEGVQTRVMSAIDMKEVAEPYIRRRAVRHLEKGRVVICAAGTGNPYFTTDTAAALRAAELNTEAILKATKVDGVYDKDPMEHDDATLFEQLTYIDVLSKRLKVMDSTAISLAMDNDLPICVFNLFTPGNIKRVVNGEAVGTIVQGG, from the coding sequence ATGAGCAAACTCCGGTTCAATCGTGTCCTGTTGAAGCTCAGTGGCGAGGCATTGGCGGGGAGCAAAAAATTCGGTATAGACCCCGAATCCGTTAGCGTATTTGCCCGTGAAATTGCAGAAGTAGCACAAATGGGCCTGCAGGTGGCTCTGGTCATCGGCGGAGGCAACATCTTCCGTGGCATGGCCGCAAGCGCCAAAGGCATGGACCGCGCCCAGGGCGATTACATGGGCATGCTGGCCACGGTGATGAACGCACTGGCTGTGCAGGACGGACTGGAGAAGGAAGGCGTGCAGACCCGTGTCATGAGCGCCATCGACATGAAGGAAGTGGCCGAGCCCTACATCAGACGTCGCGCCGTGCGCCATCTGGAAAAGGGCCGAGTGGTGATCTGTGCTGCCGGAACCGGCAACCCCTACTTCACCACTGACACCGCAGCCGCGCTGCGAGCCGCCGAACTGAACACCGAAGCCATCCTGAAGGCAACCAAGGTGGACGGGGTCTACGACAAGGACCCCATGGAACATGACGATGCGACGCTCTTCGAGCAGCTGACATACATCGACGTCCTGAGCAAACGCCTCAAGGTCATGGATTCCACAGCCATTTCCCTGGCCATGGATAATGACCTGCCCATCTGCGTGTTCAACCTGTTCACACCCGGCAACATCAAGCGTGTCGTGAATGGGGAGGCCGTCGGAACCATAGTTCAAGGAGGATAA
- a CDS encoding fumarylacetoacetate hydrolase family protein, which produces MRIIRVAYNNYSFYAQLLDGEVLCLDRSKGLDKPLSLSEVQVLPLAVPSKIVCLGLNYRSHAEELGHELPQEPLIFLKPPTSVIAHGQPILIPSMSEQVDYEGELAVIIGRQCKNVPADELAPYIFGYACANDVTARDLQRKDGLFTRAKGFDTFAPIGPWIETDVSNPGNLNIRTLVNGQVRQQGNTSEMVFSVPEAVSFISRVMTLMPGDVVLTGTPAGIGELKAGDEVTVEIETVGLLTNTVQNAPQPSAPVTEDPAATLQ; this is translated from the coding sequence ATGCGCATCATCCGAGTGGCTTACAATAACTACTCTTTCTACGCCCAATTACTCGACGGCGAAGTCCTCTGCCTCGACCGCTCCAAGGGTCTGGACAAACCTCTTTCCCTGTCCGAAGTTCAGGTTCTGCCTCTGGCAGTACCCAGCAAGATCGTCTGCCTGGGGCTGAACTACCGCTCGCATGCCGAAGAATTGGGCCATGAGCTGCCACAGGAACCCCTGATCTTTTTGAAGCCCCCCACATCCGTCATCGCCCACGGCCAACCCATCCTCATTCCATCCATGTCGGAACAAGTGGACTACGAGGGGGAACTTGCCGTCATCATCGGACGCCAGTGCAAAAACGTCCCTGCTGATGAATTGGCCCCTTATATATTTGGATATGCATGCGCCAACGACGTCACTGCCCGCGATCTGCAGCGCAAGGACGGCTTGTTCACTCGTGCCAAAGGATTCGACACCTTTGCCCCCATCGGCCCCTGGATCGAGACCGATGTATCCAATCCGGGTAATCTGAACATCCGAACACTGGTGAACGGACAGGTCCGCCAACAGGGCAATACATCGGAAATGGTCTTTTCCGTACCCGAAGCCGTCAGCTTTATCTCTCGCGTCATGACGCTCATGCCCGGGGATGTGGTGCTGACGGGAACACCCGCAGGTATCGGAGAGCTCAAAGCCGGTGACGAAGTCACTGTGGAAATCGAAACCGTAGGACTGTTGACCAACACGGTTCAAAATGCGCCACAGCCAAGCGCGCCCGTCACAGAGGATCCGGCAGCCACGCTGCAATGA
- the tsaB gene encoding tRNA (adenosine(37)-N6)-threonylcarbamoyltransferase complex dimerization subunit type 1 TsaB, with protein sequence MGKKRSPRRIPTPQLVLNGSEQRLQLVLAEDGELLASQELTVAGSSMQHLVPALQSLLDRLGLTTANLTGIACVRGPGSFTGLRMILATALGLSRAADIPMAGLEYLPLIAAGPAPLLEGTLAVITHSRSRQVYVQAFSVPEGKALGNPQPLPLDQAVAAINTLPAPVSAVGSGLRNNLEFFQEALPSLRILGEGFDHPLLHVLAGAAAHASYTTTPLEPMYLRASDAEDNLPGIAAGRGIGPEEALRRLATATSAITAPICGDSES encoded by the coding sequence ATGGGCAAGAAACGATCCCCCAGACGCATCCCGACCCCTCAGCTGGTTCTGAACGGGAGCGAACAACGACTCCAGTTGGTCCTGGCTGAAGACGGAGAGCTTCTTGCCTCGCAGGAACTGACGGTGGCAGGCAGTTCCATGCAGCACCTGGTCCCTGCACTACAGAGCCTGTTGGACCGCCTGGGGCTGACCACGGCAAATTTAACCGGCATAGCCTGCGTCCGTGGCCCCGGGAGCTTCACAGGGCTACGCATGATTCTGGCTACGGCCCTCGGTCTTTCCCGGGCTGCTGATATCCCCATGGCGGGTCTGGAGTATTTGCCGCTCATCGCCGCAGGTCCCGCCCCACTGCTTGAGGGAACCCTGGCCGTGATTACCCATTCCCGCAGCCGCCAAGTCTATGTTCAGGCCTTTTCCGTTCCAGAAGGAAAGGCGTTGGGCAATCCACAACCGCTGCCTCTGGATCAGGCGGTTGCCGCCATCAATACGCTACCCGCACCAGTCAGCGCCGTGGGCAGTGGCTTGCGCAATAATCTCGAATTCTTCCAAGAGGCCCTACCCAGCCTGCGCATTCTGGGCGAAGGATTCGACCACCCGCTGCTCCATGTCCTGGCCGGGGCCGCCGCCCACGCGTCCTACACCACGACCCCCCTTGAGCCGATGTACCTGCGGGCCTCGGACGCTGAAGACAACCTTCCCGGTATCGCCGCAGGCCGCGGCATCGGCCCTGAAGAGGCTTTACGTCGACTGGCCACGGCCACTTCCGCCATCACCGCACCAATCTGCGGCGACAGC
- a CDS encoding phosphatidate cytidylyltransferase — protein MALSSSHKKRIGTGLMLVVLWALSITFRGWSEFALLTAIAAGGLWEFFGMFWSKRRHLTLKISGLGLGTLILLAGKWNEPWLILAALVAAFWVCNLWFLKRYSLHPEDQSEEYSYGQSSVFITGLLYVPVLLQFLFGFERMEIVLVLLAVLASDTGAFYAGSLIGGPKVWPMVSPKKTWAGSMGGMVASIMVCLAAGAVDEYWLAGAGAGRPWWMWALLGIGLNISAQFGDFFESALKRRLHVKDSGTLLPGHGGILDRIDSLLLAVATYAGLDALFNFFR, from the coding sequence ATGGCCCTGTCCTCCTCACATAAAAAACGCATCGGAACCGGCTTGATGCTGGTTGTCCTCTGGGCTCTGTCCATCACATTCAGAGGTTGGTCAGAATTTGCCCTGCTGACGGCCATTGCCGCAGGTGGACTGTGGGAATTCTTCGGCATGTTCTGGTCCAAGAGGCGACACCTGACCCTGAAAATTTCCGGCCTCGGGCTGGGCACCCTGATTCTGCTGGCTGGCAAATGGAATGAACCATGGTTGATCCTGGCTGCCCTTGTGGCCGCTTTCTGGGTCTGCAACCTCTGGTTCCTCAAGCGTTACAGCCTGCACCCCGAAGACCAGAGCGAGGAATACTCCTATGGTCAGTCCTCGGTATTCATCACAGGCCTGCTCTATGTCCCCGTACTGCTCCAGTTCCTCTTTGGCTTCGAGCGCATGGAAATCGTACTGGTGCTGCTGGCAGTCCTTGCATCGGATACCGGCGCCTTCTATGCTGGCTCATTGATCGGCGGCCCCAAGGTCTGGCCCATGGTCAGTCCCAAGAAAACCTGGGCTGGTAGCATGGGTGGCATGGTCGCGAGCATCATGGTCTGCCTGGCTGCAGGCGCCGTGGATGAATACTGGCTGGCTGGCGCAGGAGCGGGACGCCCATGGTGGATGTGGGCACTGCTCGGCATTGGCCTGAACATCTCGGCCCAGTTCGGTGACTTCTTCGAATCTGCCCTCAAACGCCGCCTGCATGTGAAGGACTCCGGGACATTGCTCCCCGGACACGGTGGAATCCTGGACCGGATCGACAGCCTGCTTCTGGCAGTGGCCACCTATGCTGGGCTGGATGCCCTGTTCAATTTCTTCCGCTAG
- the rpsB gene encoding 30S ribosomal protein S2, translating to MAYVTMKQMLETGVHFGHQTRRWNPKMRPYIFGARNGIHIIDLQQTVRLFQTAHDFIAENVAKGEKIIFIGTKRQAQEAVKQEAARAGQYYITNRWMGGTLTNFQTIKRSIDRLKKLEEMFEDGTTSKYTKKEVVGMTREVAKLNNALGGIKDMERLPAAAFVIDPKREDIAVKECRKLGIPIVAVVDTNCDPDVIDYVIPGNDDAIRAIKLFVAHVADACLEGGARQEEVAMAKAADAAQAKDKKADAPKPAAPKTEVPKIEVPKAKPAEAPKAEAEATEAPKTETTEEASE from the coding sequence ATGGCTTACGTTACCATGAAGCAGATGCTGGAGACCGGCGTCCACTTTGGTCACCAGACCCGACGCTGGAACCCCAAGATGCGTCCTTACATCTTCGGCGCTCGCAACGGCATCCACATCATCGACCTTCAGCAGACTGTCCGTCTGTTCCAGACCGCTCACGATTTCATCGCTGAGAACGTCGCCAAGGGCGAAAAAATCATCTTCATCGGCACCAAGCGTCAGGCTCAGGAAGCCGTGAAGCAGGAAGCCGCTCGTGCTGGCCAGTACTACATCACCAACCGTTGGATGGGCGGCACGCTCACCAACTTCCAGACCATCAAGCGTTCCATTGACCGCCTGAAGAAGCTGGAGGAGATGTTCGAGGATGGCACCACCAGCAAATACACCAAGAAAGAAGTCGTGGGCATGACCCGTGAAGTCGCCAAGCTGAACAACGCACTCGGCGGCATCAAGGACATGGAAAGGCTGCCCGCCGCTGCGTTTGTCATCGATCCCAAGCGCGAGGACATCGCCGTCAAGGAATGTCGCAAGCTCGGTATCCCCATCGTGGCTGTGGTTGACACCAACTGCGACCCTGATGTCATCGACTACGTCATCCCCGGCAACGACGACGCCATCCGCGCCATCAAGCTGTTTGTGGCCCACGTGGCCGACGCCTGCCTCGAAGGCGGCGCCCGTCAGGAAGAAGTGGCCATGGCTAAAGCTGCCGACGCCGCTCAGGCCAAGGACAAGAAGGCTGACGCACCCAAGCCCGCGGCTCCCAAGACCGAAGTCCCCAAGATCGAGGTCCCCAAAGCCAAGCCCGCCGAAGCCCCCAAGGCTGAAGCCGAGGCAACCGAGGCCCCCAAGACCGAGACCACCGAAGAAGCTTCCGAGTAA
- the rseP gene encoding RIP metalloprotease RseP, with product MQGTIAVILVLGALIFFHELGHFIVARLLGVGVKAFSLGFGPKLVGFRRGQTDYKLSLIPLGGYVSLLGEGGDEEDLPEGFTREESFALRPPLHRMMVVAAGPIFNFVLAWFILWGLFFVEGKMDLKPVVGTVQESSAAQIAGLQPGDFITAIDGEPVIFWKEMTTLIQESEGRTLLFTVDRDSQQIDIQITPRLAENTNLFGETITTPMVGIGSRGDVVTQPMSFGEAMTEGGMQTLNYIKVTLQALIKIVERAIPLDTVGGPIMIAQLVSDGAEQGLTSVLFLTAIISVNLGLINLFPIPVLDGGHILFCGLEMIFRRPVSEKWQIITTRLGIMFLVMLMGLAIFNDLYRLFS from the coding sequence ATGCAGGGAACCATCGCAGTCATTCTCGTTCTCGGAGCTCTGATCTTCTTCCACGAACTGGGCCACTTCATTGTCGCACGTCTGCTGGGCGTCGGCGTCAAGGCCTTCTCGCTGGGCTTCGGGCCCAAGCTGGTTGGCTTCAGACGCGGTCAGACCGACTACAAACTTTCCCTGATCCCGTTGGGCGGCTATGTTTCGCTGTTGGGTGAAGGTGGCGACGAAGAGGACCTGCCCGAGGGCTTCACCCGCGAGGAAAGCTTTGCCCTGCGTCCGCCCCTGCACCGCATGATGGTGGTAGCAGCAGGCCCGATCTTCAACTTCGTGCTGGCCTGGTTCATCCTCTGGGGATTGTTCTTTGTCGAAGGCAAGATGGATCTGAAGCCCGTTGTAGGCACGGTCCAGGAAAGCAGCGCGGCACAGATCGCAGGGTTACAGCCCGGCGACTTTATTACCGCCATCGACGGAGAACCGGTCATCTTCTGGAAGGAAATGACCACCCTGATTCAGGAGAGTGAAGGCCGCACCTTGCTCTTCACCGTGGACAGGGACAGCCAACAAATCGATATCCAGATCACTCCCCGCCTTGCGGAAAACACCAATCTGTTCGGGGAAACCATCACCACTCCCATGGTGGGTATCGGCTCACGTGGCGACGTCGTGACCCAACCCATGTCCTTTGGCGAAGCCATGACCGAAGGCGGGATGCAGACCCTCAATTACATCAAGGTCACGCTGCAGGCATTGATCAAGATCGTTGAGCGCGCCATTCCTCTGGATACCGTGGGTGGCCCCATCATGATCGCCCAGTTGGTAAGCGACGGCGCCGAACAGGGCCTGACCAGCGTCCTGTTCCTGACCGCCATCATCAGCGTCAACCTGGGACTGATCAACCTCTTCCCCATTCCCGTACTGGACGGTGGGCACATCCTGTTCTGCGGACTGGAAATGATCTTCCGCCGCCCGGTGTCCGAAAAATGGCAGATCATCACCACCCGCCTTGGCATCATGTTCCTGGTGATGCTTATGGGGCTGGCCATCTTCAACGACCTGTACCGGCTCTTCTCCTAA
- the uppS gene encoding polyprenyl diphosphate synthase, with protein MIPRRIVLQLTSLPVHLAVIMDGNGRWATSRGLTRSEGHRAGTKTARKVVTECRKLGIRHLTLYTFSKENWGRPKEEISFLFDLLKRFLTNELSLLLEQDIRLNILGEINELPLATRKVLQHVMTTTNDCASMTLNLALNYSSRDEIVRAARLLAEAETPPAEFTEEALANRLYTAGQPDPDLIIRTSGEQRLSNYLLFQAAYAEFYFTDTLWPDFDETELHKALETYAGRKRRFGKTGEQAEQDT; from the coding sequence ATGATTCCAAGGAGGATCGTCCTGCAGCTTACCTCTTTACCTGTTCACCTTGCCGTCATCATGGACGGCAATGGACGCTGGGCCACCTCCAGAGGCCTGACCCGCAGCGAGGGGCATCGGGCTGGCACCAAAACGGCCCGCAAAGTTGTCACCGAATGTCGCAAGCTGGGCATCAGGCATCTGACGCTGTACACTTTTTCCAAAGAGAACTGGGGCCGCCCCAAGGAAGAAATCAGCTTCCTGTTCGATCTCCTCAAACGCTTCCTGACCAATGAACTCAGCCTGTTGCTTGAACAGGATATCCGTTTGAATATTCTGGGTGAGATCAACGAGTTGCCACTGGCCACTCGTAAGGTTCTGCAACATGTCATGACCACCACCAATGACTGCGCGTCCATGACCCTGAACCTGGCGCTGAACTATTCCAGCCGGGACGAAATCGTCCGTGCCGCCCGCCTGCTGGCCGAGGCCGAAACGCCCCCGGCAGAGTTTACCGAAGAAGCTCTCGCAAATCGGTTGTACACAGCAGGGCAGCCGGACCCGGATCTCATCATCCGCACCAGTGGCGAACAGAGGCTCTCGAACTATCTGCTGTTCCAGGCCGCCTACGCCGAGTTCTATTTCACCGACACCCTCTGGCCCGACTTCGATGAAACCGAACTGCACAAGGCCCTGGAAACCTATGCCGGGCGCAAGCGCCGTTTCGGCAAGACAGGTGAACAGGCCGAGCAGGACACCTAA